A window of Argopecten irradians isolate NY chromosome 14, Ai_NY, whole genome shotgun sequence contains these coding sequences:
- the LOC138307212 gene encoding beta-1,3-galactosyltransferase brn-like isoform X1 produces MRQKYTVATQLIPKSPYGFLDVLAGAWTTHAQRLYFKSRMVRLRWKAVINNLPSALCIRLIRLRVLLILIVIVLLSKILLGITGTEKEMDMKKEDNKIEAMMQKSDRSFFGLHIDVRDIVNKKIMKDASITADDVGVVNPHPYIYMNNPGHCHFKSDNSRTILIIVKSTVRNVLLRQSIRITWGNITDESVKVVFMLGRNSSENFQQDVINTEAARHKDIVQEDFLDAYFNNTLKSIMSFNWAVQYCEEATFLLFLDDDFLIDFPRIRKYIDSIPEADMATLFMGHRIVQPVVRDQKSIWFLPWEVFPFKYWPPYLAGGAYLTSMDVARKFSYAFPYIDILGIDDAWLGVVARNLRINPQDNHFFHNNGKYSHLALVQQCCHTQKQLLETWWQFRHTDFRFGAP; encoded by the coding sequence AAATACACTGTAGCTACCCAATTAATCCCAAAATCTCCATACGGTTTCCTTGACGTTTTAGCTGGTGCTTGGACAACGCATGCGCAGAGGTTGTACTTTAAAAGCAGAATGGTGCGGTTGAGGTGGAAAGCTGTTATCAATAATTTGCCATCAGCATTATGTATCAGGCTAATTCGCCTGCGTGTACTTTTAATATTAATAGTTATCGTACTATTATCTAAGATATTGTTAGGCATAACGGGTACAGAGAAAGAAATGGACATGAAGAAAGAGGATAACAAAATTGAAGCCATGATGCAAAAATCAGATCGCTCATTTTTTGGACTTCACATTGATGTCCGAGATATTGTCAACAAAAAGATTATGAAGGATGCATCGATAACTGCCGATGATGTCGGGGTGGTGAACCCTcatccttatatatatatgaataatcCGGGTCACTGTCATTTCAAAAGTGATAATTCTCGTACCATATTGATCATTGTGAAATCGACAGTCCGAAATGTCTTACTAAGGCAGTCCATACGGATTACATGGGGTAATATAACGGACGAAAGTGTCAAGGTTGTCTTCATGTTGGGGCGAAACAGCTCCGAAAACTTCCAGCAGGACGTTATCAATACGGAGGCGGCGAGACATAAAGACATAGTGCAGGAAGACTTCCTAGATGCGTATTTCAACAACACACTTAAATCTATCATGTCGTTTAACTGGGCAGTTCAATACTGTGAAGAAGCAACGTTCCTACTTTTTCTTGACGACGACTTTCTGATCGATTTTCCAAGAATTCGGAAGTACATTGACTCCATCCCGGAAGCGGATATGGCGACACTTTTTATGGGTCATCGCATAGTTCAACCAGTGGTGAGAGACCAGAAGTCAATTTGGTTTCTTCCATGGGAGGTATTTCCTTTCAAATATTGGCCGCCTTATTTAGCCGGCGGTGCTTATTTGACAAGTATGGACGTAGCAAGGAAATTCAGTTATGCTTTTCCGTATATAGATATCTTGGGTATTGATGATGCATGGCTAGGCGTTGTTGCTAGGAACCTTAGAATCAATCCACAGGATAACCATTTCTTTCACAACAATGGCAAATATTCGCATTTAGCCTTGGTACAACAATGTTGCCATACACAGAAACAATTGTTAGAAACATGGTGGCAATTTAGACATACAGACTTCCGATTTGGTGCGCCGTAG